A portion of the Magnolia sinica isolate HGM2019 chromosome 17, MsV1, whole genome shotgun sequence genome contains these proteins:
- the LOC131231882 gene encoding pentatricopeptide repeat-containing protein At1g08070, chloroplastic-like, translating into MSVQPHQRADIAIQKHREIPKSNLIPFQKSKLEFHLIRFSATTKHHSLSSKPESWNLLIREYSQSRTPKDSILLFHQLLIDGFFVPNHLTFPSLFDACRRIRAIEEGRQLHSQAIKVGLNADVFVQRALVRLYARCGCCDDASRVFDRCPDPGIVSQNDLISGYLRIGEMRYARRVFDGMDEKNVVSWSVMVDGYAKNGEVEIAQELFNEMPERNSFSWNSIMGGYLRCGCVEEARHLFDRMPERDVVTWTVMISGYAQNCLFREALETFLQMQIAGLEPNRITLVSVLPAIAQLGALTQGRWIHAYIDKRGIELDGVLGSALVDMYSKCGCIEEALDVFEKLTWKELSSWNSIIGGLAAHGLGKDALHVFSRMREDSSMVPNDITFVGVLSACSHAGLVEEGRMAFNLLTDFYKMAPNVRHYGCMVDLLGRAGHLEEARELIENMPVESNSVIWKTLLGACRIHKNVELAEHISRVATEMGDQDSGFYALVSNIFSEAGRLNDAGKMRRKMNDLKVKKVAGCSSVEVGGVVHEFLMGGENFHAESEAICSMVDEMERRMGQGGYRTNASKVSICAGQEEERPRMGHHSEKLAIAFGLIKTSRRTPIRVMKNLRVCDDCHTATKLISKIYDREIIVRDQSRFHRFKNGTCSCADYW; encoded by the coding sequence ATGTCCGTACAACCACATCAGCGTGCAGATATTGCAATCCAAAAGCATAGAGAAATACCCAAATCCAATCTCATTCCTTTTCAGAAATCCAAATTAGAATTTCACCTAATCCGATTTTCCGCCACCACCAAACACCACTCTCTTTCCTCGAAACCAGAATCATGGAATCTCCTGATCAGAGAATATTCACAAAGCAGAACTCCCAAAGACTCCATCCTCTTATTTCATCAGCTTCTAATTGACGGTTTTTTTGTTCCAAATCATCTAACCTTCCCCTCGTTATTTGATGCTTGCCGTCGAATTCGAGCAATTGAAGAAGGTAGGCAGCTGCATTCACAGGCGATTAAAGTTGGATTGAATGCTGATGTTTTTGTCCAAAGGGCTCTTGTTCGGTTGTATGCAAGATGTGGCTGCTGCGATGATGCTTCGAGGGTGTTTGATCGGTGTCCCGACCCAGGTATCGTTTCCCAAAATGATTTGATTAGTGGATATTTAAGAATTGGAGAGATGCGGTATGCCCGACGGGTTTTTGATGGAATGGATGAGAAGAATGTGGTTTCTTGGAGTGTTATGGTTGATGGATATGCGAAGAATGGGGAAGTTGAGATTGCTCAGGAACTGTTCAATGAAATGCCTGAGAGGAACTCATTTTCATGGAATTCGATAATGGGTGGGTATTTGAGATGTGGGTGTGTGGAAGAAGCTCGTCATCTTTTTGATCGGATGCCGGAGAGAGATGTCGTCACGTGGACAGTTATGATTTCAGGTTATGCCCAGAATTGCTTATTTAGGGAGGCTCTGGAGACATTCTTGCAAATGCAGATTGCCGGTCTGGAGCCAAACAGGATCACGCTTGTGAGTGTTCTTCCAGCCATAGCTCAATTGGGTGCACTTACACAAGGACGGTGGATTCATGCCTACATAGACAAGAGAGGGATAGAGTTGGATGGTGTTCTTGGATCAGCTCTTGTGGATATGTACTCAAAATGCGGGTGCATAGAAGAAGCTCTTGATGTGTTTGAGAAGCTCACATGGAAGGAATTATCTTCTTGGAATTCAATCATTGGAGGCCTCGCGGCTCACGGCCTTGGCAAAGATGCCCTCCATGTTTTCTCGAGGATGCGGGAGGACTCTTCGATGGTCCCCAACGATATAACTTTTGTCGGTGTTCTAAGTGCTTGTAGCCATGCAGGGTTGGTGGAAGAGGGTCGAATGGCCTTCAATCTTCTTACGGATTTTTATAAGATGGCTCCGAATGTTAGGCACTACGGATGTATGGTTGATCTTCTAGGACGGGCGGGGCACTTGGAAGAGGCACGAGAGCTTATAGAAAACATGCCTGTCGAGAGTAACTCTGTCATATGGAAGACTCTACTTGGTGCTTGTAGAATTCATAAGAATGTTGAGCTGGCCGAGCATATATCAAGAGTTGCGACTGAAATGGGGGATCAAGATAGCGGTTTTTATGCACTTGTGTCCAATATTTTCTCTGAGGCAGGACGATTGAATGACGCTGGTAAGATGAGAAGAAAGATGAATGATTTGAAGGTGAAAAAGGTTGCTGGTTGCAGTTCGGTAGAGGTGGGTGGTGTTGTTCATGAGTTCCTGATGGGCGGAGAGAATTTCCATGCTGAAAGTGAAGCGATCTGTTCAATGGTAGATGAGATGGAGAGACGGATGGGGCAGGGAGGTTACCGAACAAATGCATCCAAGGTGTCGATTTGTGCAGGACAGGAAGAGGAGAGGCCCCGAATGGGTCACCATAGTGAGAAACTGGCGATTGCGTTTGGACTTATTAAGACTAGTCGCAGAACACCAATTCGGGTGATGAAGAACCTTCGAGTTTGCGATGACTGCCACACTGCGACAAAGCTCATATCCAAGATCTACGATCGAGAAATAATAGTGAGGGATCAGAGTCGCTTTCATCGTTTCAAGAATGGGACATGCTCTTGTGCAGATTATTGGTGA
- the LOC131231883 gene encoding ATP-citrate synthase alpha chain protein 2-like, with product MARKKIREYDSKRLLKEHLKRLAGIDLQICSAQVTESTDFTELVNREPWLSSTRLVVKPDMLFGKRGKSGLVALNLDLAQVAQFVKERLGVEVEMGGCKAPITTFIVEPFVPHDQEFYLSIVSERLGSTISFSECGGIEIEENWDKVKTLFLPTEKPLTSEECAPLIAMLPLEVREKIGNFIRGVFTVFQDLDFSFLEMNPFTLVDGNPYPLDMRGELDDTAAFKNFRKWGNMEFPLPFGRVLSSTESFVHGLDEKTSASLKFTVLNPKGRIWTMVAGGGASVIYADTVGDLGYASELGNYAEYSGAPNEDEVLQYARVVIDCATADPDGRKRALLIGGGIANFTDVAATFNGIIRALREKESKLKASRMHIYVRRGGPNYQTGLAKMRTLGVELGVPLEVYGPEATMTGICKQAIECVMSAA from the exons atggcgaGGAAGAAGATCCGAGAGTACGATTCGAAGAGGCTATTGAAGGAGCATTTGAAGAGACTCGCAGGGATCGATTTGCAGATCTGCTCCGCGCAG GTAACGGAATCAACGGACTTCACCGAATTGGTGAACAGAGAACCATGGCTTTCATCCACCAGACTGGTTGTGAAGCCAGACATGTTGTTTGGGAAACGTGGGAAGAGCGGTTTGGTGGCTTTAAACCTAGATCTGGCCCAGGTTGCTCAATTTGTGAAAGAACGCCTTGGCGTAGAG GTTGAGATGGGCGGTTGCAAGGCACCGATAACTACATTCATTGTTGAACCATTTGTACCTCATGACCAAGAATTCTACCTTTCGATTGTATCCGAGAGGCTTGGGAGCACCATAAGCTTTTCAGAATGTGGGGGCATTGAGATCGAAGAGAACTGGGACAAG GTGAAGACGTTGTTTCTACCAACAGAGAAGCCTCTGACATCCGAGGAATGTGCTCCACTGATAGCTATGCTTCCCTTGGAG GTGCGAGAGAAAATAGGGAACTTCATCAGAGGAGTTTTCACAGTATTTCAAG ATCTGGATTTCTCTTTCCTAGAGATGAATCCATTTACATTGGTAGATGGAAATCCGTATCCATTGGATATGCGCGGAGAATTAGATGACACTGCTGCCTTCAAGAACTTCAGAAA ATGGGGGAACATGGAATTTCCACTGCCGTTTGGAAGAGTACTGAGCAGTACAGAAAGCTTTGTTCATGGATTGGATGAAAAG ACAAGCGCCTCTCTGAAATTCACTGTTTTAAACCCTAAAGGACGCATCTGGACTATGGTAGCTGGAGGGGGTGCAAGCGTCATATATGCTGATACC GTTGGAGATTTGGGTTATGCATCGGAGCTTGGAAATTACGCTGAGTACAGCGGAGCTCCAAATGAAGATGAGGTTTTACAGTATGCCAGAGTTGTTATTGAT TGTGCTACTGCTGATCCCGATGGTCGCAAGAGAGCCCTTCTCATTGGAGGAGGCATAGCTAATTTTACTGACGTTGCGGCTACTTTCAATGGCATTATTCGAGCTTTAAGGGAGAAG GAATCCAAGCTAAAGGCATCGAGAATGCACATCTATGTTCGAAGAGGCGGGCCAAACTATCAGACTGGTTTGGCAAAAATGCGGACTCTGGGAGTGGAACTAGGGGTTCCCCTTGAG GTTTATGGGCCAGAGGCTACAATGACTGGAATTTGCAAGCAAGCGATCGAATGCGTTATGTCAGCTGCGTGA